Proteins from one Deltaproteobacteria bacterium genomic window:
- the murD gene encoding UDP-N-acetylmuramoyl-L-alanine--D-glutamate ligase yields MKGDSIAAAKAFLEGKSAVVVGLGRTGISVSRFLRSSGASVIATDSKEAGKIEGVNSLLSMGVNVRAGGHDGVGLDGVDLVVVSPGVPSDLPLLERARENGAEVISEIELAWRFMDAPVLAIAGTNGKTTATALLGEVMKKAGFSAFVGGNIGTPAIEYVENGGGADFIVLEVSSFQLETTRHFRPRVGALLNITDDHLDRYRDFGHYAETKFRLFENQAAGDFAVYNANDPAITGRAGLLGCGRAVPFTIEGSLDEGLFLDGGYIVFRHDGSREEYPISGIRLKGLHNIENVMAVIASARLSGANREAVLAALSSFTGLHHRMEVVRELGGITYIDDSKGTNVGALMMALKGLKGPVVLIAGGVDKGGDYGVLADLIKEKVKLMVLIGEARPKIEKALGGFSRTVLAESFEEAVATAHKNALPGDTILLSPACSSFDMFRDYKERGERFRSLVEAL; encoded by the coding sequence ATGAAAGGAGACTCTATTGCCGCCGCGAAGGCGTTCCTCGAAGGGAAAAGCGCGGTCGTGGTCGGGCTCGGCAGAACCGGCATTTCGGTATCCAGGTTTCTCCGTAGCTCCGGCGCCAGCGTGATCGCGACCGACTCGAAAGAGGCTGGAAAGATAGAGGGGGTTAATAGCCTCCTTTCAATGGGGGTCAATGTAAGGGCAGGGGGCCACGACGGTGTAGGCCTCGACGGGGTAGACCTCGTGGTCGTAAGCCCGGGGGTGCCTTCGGACCTGCCGCTCCTTGAGCGGGCAAGAGAGAACGGGGCCGAGGTCATAAGCGAGATAGAGCTCGCGTGGAGGTTCATGGACGCCCCTGTCCTCGCCATAGCCGGGACCAACGGGAAGACGACCGCTACCGCCCTCCTCGGGGAAGTAATGAAAAAGGCGGGCTTCTCTGCTTTCGTCGGCGGAAATATAGGGACCCCCGCGATTGAGTACGTCGAGAACGGCGGAGGCGCGGACTTTATCGTGCTTGAGGTCTCCAGTTTCCAGCTCGAGACGACGAGGCATTTCAGGCCCCGCGTGGGGGCGCTGTTGAATATTACCGACGACCACCTCGACAGGTACAGGGACTTCGGCCATTACGCGGAGACCAAGTTCAGGCTATTCGAGAACCAGGCCGCGGGAGACTTCGCGGTCTATAACGCGAACGACCCGGCAATAACCGGAAGGGCGGGCCTCCTCGGGTGCGGAAGGGCCGTGCCGTTCACCATAGAAGGCAGTTTGGATGAAGGGCTCTTTCTGGACGGCGGCTATATAGTCTTCCGGCATGACGGCTCAAGGGAGGAGTACCCGATAAGCGGCATCAGGCTCAAAGGGCTCCATAACATCGAGAACGTCATGGCGGTCATAGCGTCTGCGCGGCTTTCCGGCGCCAATAGGGAGGCTGTTCTGGCCGCGCTCTCCTCGTTTACGGGCCTCCACCACAGGATGGAGGTCGTGAGGGAACTCGGCGGGATCACCTACATAGACGACTCCAAGGGCACTAACGTCGGCGCGCTCATGATGGCGCTTAAGGGGTTAAAGGGCCCGGTGGTGCTAATAGCCGGCGGTGTTGACAAGGGCGGAGACTACGGCGTACTCGCGGATCTCATAAAGGAAAAGGTGAAGCTCATGGTCCTCATCGGAGAGGCCAGGCCCAAGATAGAGAAGGCCCTCGGTGGATTCAGCCGGACGGTCCTCGCGGAGTCTTTCGAGGAGGCGGTTGCGACGGCGCATAAAAACGCCCTTCCCGGCGATACGATACTCCTTTCCCCTGCCTGCTCGAGCTTCGACATGTTCAGGGACTACAAGGAAAGGGGCGAGCGGTTCAGGTCGCTCGTGGAGGCCCTCTGA
- the mraY gene encoding phospho-N-acetylmuramoyl-pentapeptide-transferase, protein MLYYFLYPLAKYHTIFNVFQYITFRTIYAAITALVLSFIIGPYVIRKLKSLKVGEVIRDCGPSNHQSKAGTPTMGGALILLVVIISVLLWGNMMNEYVWLLLFVTLGMGTIGFVDDYDKVVRKKGGLRARSKFALQVVVALAAALFLYYNGADTVVSIPFFKDASFDLKAFYIPFVVFVIVGTSNAVNLTDGLDGLAIGPMIISAATFMLFAYLVGHVKIANYLHVLYVPKAGELTVFAGAMVGASLGFLWYNSYPAQVFMGDVGSLSLGGALGTIAIITKNEFLLLIVGGIFVVEALSVIFQVASFKLTGKRVFAMAPIHHHFELKGWAEPKIIVRFWIISIILALVAISTLKIR, encoded by the coding sequence ATGCTCTATTATTTCCTATACCCGCTGGCCAAGTACCATACGATATTCAACGTATTCCAGTACATCACCTTCAGGACCATCTACGCGGCCATAACCGCGCTCGTCCTGAGCTTCATCATAGGCCCGTACGTCATAAGGAAGCTTAAGTCCCTGAAGGTCGGCGAGGTCATACGGGACTGCGGGCCCTCGAACCACCAGAGCAAGGCCGGCACCCCGACCATGGGCGGCGCCCTCATACTGCTCGTCGTCATAATATCCGTGCTCCTCTGGGGCAACATGATGAACGAATACGTATGGCTGCTCCTTTTCGTAACGCTAGGCATGGGGACCATAGGGTTCGTGGACGACTATGACAAGGTCGTGAGGAAGAAAGGCGGGCTCAGGGCGAGGTCCAAGTTCGCATTGCAGGTCGTAGTGGCGCTCGCCGCCGCGCTATTCCTCTATTACAACGGCGCTGACACGGTCGTGTCCATACCCTTTTTCAAGGACGCCTCCTTTGACCTGAAGGCCTTCTATATCCCGTTCGTGGTCTTCGTCATCGTGGGCACCTCGAACGCGGTGAACCTGACGGACGGCCTCGACGGCCTGGCCATAGGGCCCATGATAATATCAGCGGCCACCTTCATGCTCTTCGCGTACCTCGTGGGACACGTGAAAATAGCAAACTACCTCCATGTCTTGTACGTGCCCAAGGCCGGAGAGCTTACGGTCTTTGCCGGGGCGATGGTCGGCGCTTCGCTCGGGTTCCTCTGGTACAACTCTTACCCGGCGCAGGTCTTCATGGGGGACGTGGGCTCGCTTTCGCTCGGCGGCGCGCTCGGCACCATAGCCATAATCACCAAGAACGAGTTCCTGCTTTTGATCGTCGGCGGCATCTTCGTTGTCGAGGCCCTCTCGGTCATCTTCCAGGTAGCTTCCTTCAAGCTCACCGGAAAAAGGGTATTCGCGATGGCGCCGATCCACCACCACTTCGAGCTCAAAGGTTGGGCCGAGCCCAAGATAATAGTGCGGTTCTGGATTATTTCCATAATACTCGCCCTCGTGGCGATAAGCACCCTGAAGATAAGATGA
- the murF gene encoding UDP-N-acetylmuramoyl-tripeptide--D-alanyl-D-alanine ligase, with translation MRPLRAKELASVIKGAVIKGSLETLAGGVSTDSRNIRPGEAFFALKGPRFDGHAFLKEIFAKGASIAVVEKDDGLRELPAEAAVIKTDDTLKALGSLAAHLRSIYRIPVVAVTGSAGKTTTKEMIASILSVSRKVLKTEGNRNNLIGLPLTLLGLDPSHEAAVLELGISEEGEMERLANICRPDVALITNIGRSHLQSLGSIEGVAREKGRLFELLPQHGVKIVNIDDPRVVKASKGPGETVTYSMSGKADVKVESWDSEGPFSGPSAVYEVRGKKLEARFASPGFTNVMNGAAAVAAALALGAPFEDMAAGLSAPLAVKGRMVVVRAGDVIVLDDTYNANPESMAAALKTLADARGRKVAVLGDMLELGNASEREHASIGALAAGLGVDSLVAIGEFSRSTAEAARAAGIENSFGFASKEEALKALRAVVSDGDTVLVKGSRGVALEEVVEFLKRMDTRRACG, from the coding sequence ATGAGGCCTTTAAGGGCAAAGGAGCTGGCCTCTGTTATCAAAGGGGCTGTCATAAAGGGAAGCCTTGAAACACTTGCAGGCGGAGTATCGACCGATTCGCGAAATATCAGGCCGGGCGAGGCCTTCTTCGCGCTGAAGGGGCCGAGGTTCGACGGGCACGCCTTCCTTAAGGAGATCTTTGCCAAAGGCGCGTCCATTGCAGTGGTCGAAAAAGACGACGGGCTCAGGGAGCTTCCCGCTGAGGCCGCGGTTATAAAAACAGACGACACGCTAAAGGCGCTAGGTTCCCTTGCGGCCCACTTGAGGAGCATCTACCGCATCCCGGTCGTGGCAGTCACCGGGAGCGCCGGGAAGACGACTACCAAGGAGATGATAGCATCGATACTTTCGGTATCGAGGAAGGTACTGAAGACCGAGGGGAACAGGAATAACCTCATCGGCCTTCCGCTTACGCTCCTGGGGCTCGACCCCTCGCATGAGGCGGCTGTCCTCGAGCTTGGCATAAGCGAAGAGGGCGAGATGGAGCGCCTCGCGAATATTTGCAGGCCCGACGTCGCGCTCATAACGAATATCGGAAGGAGCCATCTCCAGAGCCTCGGCTCGATCGAAGGCGTTGCAAGGGAGAAGGGACGGCTTTTCGAGCTCCTTCCGCAGCACGGTGTGAAAATTGTGAACATCGACGACCCGAGGGTTGTCAAGGCCTCAAAAGGCCCCGGCGAGACCGTCACCTATTCAATGTCGGGCAAGGCCGACGTAAAGGTCGAAAGCTGGGATTCCGAAGGCCCGTTCTCCGGGCCCTCTGCCGTCTATGAAGTCCGCGGGAAAAAGTTGGAAGCCAGGTTCGCCTCACCCGGCTTTACGAACGTCATGAACGGCGCTGCCGCCGTTGCCGCGGCTCTTGCGCTCGGGGCGCCTTTCGAAGACATGGCAGCCGGGCTCTCGGCCCCCCTTGCCGTAAAAGGGAGGATGGTGGTAGTGAGGGCCGGAGATGTAATCGTGCTTGATGACACCTACAATGCCAACCCCGAATCGATGGCAGCGGCATTGAAGACCCTCGCGGATGCGCGGGGCAGGAAAGTCGCCGTGCTCGGCGATATGCTCGAGCTCGGGAACGCGAGCGAGAGAGAGCACGCGTCAATAGGCGCGCTCGCTGCCGGGCTAGGAGTGGATTCACTTGTGGCCATAGGGGAGTTCTCAAGGAGCACGGCGGAGGCGGCGCGAGCAGCCGGGATCGAGAACTCATTCGGGTTCGCCTCAAAGGAAGAGGCCTTAAAAGCCCTCCGGGCCGTCGTATCGGACGGCGACACGGTCCTCGTAAAGGGCTCAAGGGGTGTTGCGCTCGAGGAAGTGGTCGAATTCCTGAAGCGCATGGATACCAGAAGGGCCTGCGGCTGA
- a CDS encoding UDP-N-acetylmuramoyl-L-alanyl-D-glutamate--2,6-diaminopimelate ligase has product MKLGQITPSLGCKVLGRVDIEITGISSDSRNIVRSSRPGEGVLFAAIPGEHVDGHSFIPQAVSSGALAVLAERETPSISATQLIVPDVREAISRASDIFYGEPSREVAVIGVTGTNGKTTTTYLIESILLEAGMRPGVIGTVNYRYNGEVFSAPHTTPQAPDLHRMLREMADANVTHCVMEVSSHALEQKRAAHLRFRAGAFTNLTHDHLDYHKTMDEYFRCKSILFDMLRSSGGIQVINIDDPWGRRLKEANPGAITFSLRDGGASVHPKSYSLLEGRTEAVISTPAGEAAIDAHLVGEYNLQNILSAMAVAVSMGIEPRIAARGIGRLERVPGRLEKLVSGGEDAFRAYVDYAHTEDALERALLALRPVTSGRLITVFGCGGNRDRKKRSRMGEAAARHSDIVIVTSDNPRDEDPLEIISEIEAGMRGTRKFAPGERPSGKGYMVIPERREALRKAVSIAGKGDTILAAGKGHEDYQIIKGVKHHFDDYEELRSLIHPGGMAARQAL; this is encoded by the coding sequence ATGAAACTTGGCCAGATAACGCCGTCCCTGGGCTGCAAGGTCCTTGGAAGGGTCGATATAGAGATTACCGGCATCTCCTCTGATTCGCGAAATATCGTAAGAAGCAGCCGTCCGGGCGAAGGGGTCCTCTTCGCCGCCATTCCCGGCGAGCACGTTGACGGCCACTCCTTCATACCCCAGGCCGTTTCATCCGGCGCTCTCGCCGTCCTTGCCGAGAGGGAGACCCCTTCCATATCCGCGACCCAGCTCATAGTGCCGGACGTAAGGGAGGCCATCTCAAGGGCCTCTGACATCTTCTACGGCGAGCCGTCAAGGGAAGTAGCCGTAATAGGGGTTACTGGCACGAACGGGAAGACGACCACCACTTATCTGATCGAATCGATACTCCTTGAGGCCGGGATGAGACCCGGCGTCATAGGCACCGTAAACTACCGCTATAACGGGGAGGTCTTCAGCGCCCCCCACACCACCCCGCAGGCCCCGGACCTCCATAGGATGCTCCGGGAGATGGCGGACGCGAATGTTACGCACTGCGTCATGGAGGTCTCTTCCCACGCGCTCGAGCAGAAGCGGGCCGCGCACCTGAGGTTCAGGGCCGGGGCCTTCACAAATCTCACGCACGACCACCTTGACTACCACAAGACGATGGACGAGTACTTCAGGTGCAAGTCCATCCTCTTCGACATGCTCCGCTCATCCGGCGGAATACAAGTCATAAACATCGACGACCCCTGGGGGAGAAGACTCAAGGAGGCCAACCCGGGCGCAATCACCTTTAGCCTGAGGGACGGTGGCGCATCGGTCCACCCAAAGAGCTACTCCCTCCTCGAAGGTCGGACCGAGGCGGTCATATCGACCCCCGCGGGCGAGGCCGCGATAGATGCGCACCTGGTCGGTGAATACAACCTGCAGAACATACTCTCCGCAATGGCGGTTGCCGTATCGATGGGCATAGAGCCTAGGATCGCGGCCAGGGGCATAGGCAGGCTCGAACGCGTGCCCGGACGGCTTGAGAAGCTCGTATCAGGCGGCGAGGACGCATTCAGGGCCTACGTCGATTACGCGCATACCGAGGACGCGCTCGAGCGGGCGCTTCTTGCATTGAGGCCCGTAACGAGCGGCAGGCTCATAACCGTATTCGGCTGCGGCGGAAACCGCGATAGAAAAAAGAGGTCCAGGATGGGCGAAGCCGCGGCCAGGCATTCGGACATAGTCATAGTCACGTCCGACAACCCGAGGGACGAGGACCCGCTGGAGATAATCAGCGAGATAGAAGCGGGCATGAGGGGCACAAGGAAGTTCGCCCCAGGGGAGAGGCCCTCCGGAAAGGGCTATATGGTGATCCCCGAGAGGAGGGAGGCGCTCCGGAAGGCGGTGAGCATCGCGGGCAAGGGCGATACCATACTCGCCGCGGGCAAGGGGCACGAGGACTACCAGATAATAAAGGGCGTAAAGCACCATTTTGACGACTACGAGGAGCTTCGCTCCCTTATCCACCCCGGCGGCATGGCTGCGAGGCAGGCCCTATGA
- a CDS encoding transpeptidase family protein, translating to MRRKKQAKADAYLKLRLTVILGLFLAAFGMIIFRAVQLQIVKGPELKKMADRQHRKTLNLQSKRGDIYDRNLKELAVSIEVDSIFAQPDKIESPRATARALAPVIGVSSFELEKKLSGEGRFVWLKRQVDLKGKDRDMIRGLEGIGIIKEGRRFYPNRQLASNLIGFTGLDASGLEGVEKYYDAMLKGSSARLTGERDAMGRGLLYEDLDKTVPLQGMEVELTIDKSIQYIAEKSLKKAVDSYNAKGGTAVVMDPMTGEILAMATQPSFDPNDIRRYGSGSWRNRAIADAFEPGSTFKLFLIAAALEENIVKPESRFYCENGKYKVADRVFHDTKEHGWLTVTEILKFSSNIGTAKIGEELGREQIYRYLKAFGFGSRNGIDLPGEAAGVLRHPKNWSKVSLHTISFGQGVSVTGLQMITALSSIANGGFLMQPYVVKSVKEPGGRPVAETHPVVVKRIISEDTARKLTKMMVEATKEKSTGALAALPDFDVAGKTGTAQKPDFKKGGYARGAYIASFMGFVPADDPRLAILVTVDEPQGEYYGGLVAGPVFREIAEESLAYLGVFREEPGAMRVERALMHEDAAPVDETAEEPSEIRPMAVPDFKGKSVRMVMRMSRERSFDVEVRGSGRAVSQMPPPGSSIPSKGPVIVDFR from the coding sequence ATGAGGAGGAAGAAGCAGGCCAAAGCAGATGCGTATCTCAAGCTCAGGCTGACTGTCATCCTGGGCCTCTTCCTCGCGGCCTTCGGCATGATAATCTTCAGGGCCGTCCAGCTCCAGATCGTGAAGGGGCCGGAGCTTAAGAAGATGGCCGACAGGCAGCACAGGAAGACCCTGAACCTCCAGTCCAAGAGGGGGGACATATACGACAGGAACCTTAAAGAGCTGGCCGTGAGCATAGAGGTGGACTCGATATTCGCCCAGCCCGACAAGATAGAATCCCCCAGGGCGACGGCCAGGGCGCTCGCTCCGGTAATCGGGGTATCCTCCTTCGAGCTCGAAAAAAAGCTCTCGGGGGAGGGGAGGTTCGTGTGGCTCAAGCGCCAGGTTGACTTGAAGGGCAAGGACCGCGACATGATACGCGGCCTCGAAGGCATAGGGATTATAAAGGAGGGCAGGAGGTTTTACCCGAACAGGCAGCTCGCCTCCAACCTCATAGGCTTCACCGGCCTGGACGCAAGCGGCCTTGAAGGCGTCGAGAAGTACTATGACGCGATGCTCAAAGGCTCCTCGGCAAGGCTCACCGGGGAGAGGGACGCGATGGGCAGGGGCCTCCTTTACGAGGACCTCGACAAGACCGTGCCGCTCCAGGGCATGGAAGTCGAGCTTACGATCGACAAGTCGATCCAGTACATAGCCGAGAAGTCGCTCAAGAAGGCCGTTGACTCGTATAACGCAAAGGGCGGGACGGCCGTGGTCATGGACCCCATGACGGGCGAGATACTCGCGATGGCTACCCAGCCCTCCTTTGACCCGAACGACATACGGCGCTACGGCTCGGGAAGCTGGAGGAACAGGGCCATAGCCGACGCTTTCGAGCCGGGTTCCACATTCAAGCTCTTTCTCATTGCCGCCGCCCTTGAGGAGAACATTGTAAAGCCGGAAAGCCGTTTCTACTGCGAGAACGGCAAGTACAAGGTGGCAGACAGGGTCTTCCACGATACTAAAGAGCACGGCTGGCTTACCGTCACCGAGATACTCAAGTTTTCGAGCAACATAGGGACGGCCAAGATAGGAGAGGAGCTCGGCAGGGAGCAGATTTACAGGTATCTTAAGGCGTTCGGCTTCGGCTCAAGGAACGGCATAGACCTGCCGGGCGAGGCCGCAGGGGTCCTCAGGCACCCGAAGAACTGGTCGAAGGTCTCTCTCCATACCATATCCTTCGGCCAGGGGGTGTCGGTAACGGGGCTACAGATGATCACGGCGCTTTCTTCCATAGCGAACGGCGGCTTCCTCATGCAGCCTTACGTGGTGAAATCCGTCAAGGAGCCCGGCGGCAGGCCGGTCGCCGAGACCCATCCGGTTGTCGTAAAAAGGATCATCTCGGAGGATACGGCCAGAAAGCTTACGAAGATGATGGTGGAGGCCACCAAGGAAAAAAGCACGGGAGCGCTTGCGGCGCTTCCGGATTTTGATGTTGCCGGGAAGACCGGGACAGCGCAGAAGCCCGACTTCAAAAAGGGCGGTTATGCGAGAGGGGCATACATAGCCTCTTTCATGGGCTTTGTGCCGGCGGACGATCCGAGGCTTGCGATACTTGTGACCGTAGACGAGCCTCAGGGCGAGTATTACGGCGGGCTGGTGGCCGGCCCTGTATTCAGGGAAATAGCCGAGGAGTCATTGGCGTACCTTGGGGTTTTCAGGGAAGAGCCTGGCGCGATGAGGGTCGAAAGGGCCCTCATGCATGAGGACGCGGCGCCAGTTGACGAAACCGCCGAGGAGCCTTCCGAGATACGGCCCATGGCCGTCCCGGACTTCAAGGGGAAGTCCGTGAGAATGGTGATGAGGATGTCAAGGGAGAGGTCCTTTGATGTCGAGGTCAGGGGTAGCGGCAGGGCCGTAAGCCAGATGCCTCCGCCCGGCTCGTCCATACCGTCCAAAGGGCCGGTGATAGTGGATTTCAGGTAA
- a CDS encoding cell division protein FtsL gives MAEVVSKKLEFPGVLLGQDVKAKRDPRDLNFIYFAVAASLAAMLIIFGFVWSRLMVVNAGYGISKANSTRAALIEQNKRLKLEYVRLKSPERIEGIAAEMGFENPKSGQIIVLR, from the coding sequence ATGGCTGAGGTGGTAAGCAAAAAGCTCGAGTTCCCCGGGGTGCTCCTCGGGCAGGACGTAAAGGCCAAAAGGGACCCGAGGGATTTGAACTTCATATACTTCGCCGTGGCCGCCTCGCTCGCCGCCATGCTTATCATATTCGGCTTCGTCTGGAGCAGGCTCATGGTGGTGAACGCCGGCTACGGGATATCGAAGGCAAACAGCACCAGGGCGGCCCTCATAGAGCAGAATAAGAGGCTCAAGCTCGAATACGTGCGCCTTAAGTCTCCGGAGAGGATAGAGGGCATCGCGGCGGAGATGGGCTTCGAAAATCCCAAGAGCGGGCAGATAATCGTCCTCAGATGA
- the rsmH gene encoding 16S rRNA (cytosine(1402)-N(4))-methyltransferase RsmH — protein MAEFAHLPVMPAEVVDFLGCVRAGAYVDGTVGGGGHASEILRANPENRLIGLDRDSDALAAARKALAPFAGRFVLVKENFRNVSAVLDRLDEGPVDGMLLDLGVSSYQLESPERGFSFRFDSRLDMRMDRSSGLTARDLVNTLDESELFRIFREYGEEAHSRRIARAIVKARAARPIETTGELQRIVVEAVPAKLRGGRIHPATRVFQALRIAVNDELGSLGEGLAAGIESLKPGGRMVVISFHSLEDRIVKDAFRKAATGCICPPKFPVCVCKKTPQARLVSKKAVAPSEEEVGRNPRARSAKLRAIEKL, from the coding sequence ATGGCGGAGTTCGCGCACCTTCCAGTGATGCCGGCCGAGGTCGTGGATTTTCTCGGCTGCGTCCGGGCGGGGGCCTATGTGGACGGTACGGTTGGCGGCGGCGGGCACGCCTCCGAGATACTCAGGGCGAACCCGGAGAACAGGCTGATAGGCCTGGACAGGGATTCGGATGCGCTGGCAGCGGCCCGGAAGGCGCTCGCGCCCTTTGCCGGAAGGTTCGTCCTCGTAAAGGAAAACTTCAGGAACGTAAGCGCGGTCCTCGACCGTCTCGACGAGGGTCCGGTTGACGGCATGCTCCTGGACTTGGGGGTCTCGTCATACCAGCTCGAAAGTCCGGAGCGGGGCTTTAGCTTCCGCTTCGACTCGAGGCTCGATATGAGGATGGACAGGTCCTCCGGGCTTACGGCCCGCGACCTTGTCAATACGCTCGACGAAAGCGAGCTTTTCCGCATCTTCAGGGAATATGGCGAAGAGGCGCACTCAAGGAGGATAGCCAGGGCCATCGTGAAGGCGAGGGCCGCGAGGCCGATAGAGACGACCGGCGAGCTCCAGCGCATAGTCGTCGAGGCGGTCCCGGCGAAGTTGAGGGGCGGGAGAATACACCCGGCCACGCGCGTTTTCCAGGCCCTGAGGATAGCAGTGAACGACGAGCTCGGAAGTTTAGGCGAGGGCCTCGCGGCCGGTATAGAGTCGCTTAAGCCCGGCGGCAGGATGGTCGTCATATCCTTCCACTCGCTCGAGGACAGGATCGTTAAGGACGCGTTCAGAAAGGCCGCGACCGGCTGCATATGTCCCCCGAAGTTCCCGGTCTGCGTATGTAAAAAGACGCCGCAGGCAAGGCTCGTATCGAAAAAGGCGGTCGCGCCCTCGGAGGAAGAGGTCGGGAGGAACCCGAGGGCAAGGAGCGCAAAGCTCCGTGCAATCGAGAAGCTCTGA
- the mraZ gene encoding division/cell wall cluster transcriptional repressor MraZ has translation MFKGRYEHLIDSKGRISIPSRFRETLNERYDSRLVVTNYDGCLIAYPLAEWQKLEEKISALPEFKKDTKAFLRFFYSSAADCAIDKLGRILIPQTLRDYAKLEKEVVLIGAFRHMEIWSKPLWEQAAAAASDDEIVNTLERLGL, from the coding sequence ATGTTCAAGGGCAGGTACGAGCACCTAATCGATTCCAAGGGCAGGATCAGCATACCCTCGAGGTTCAGGGAGACGCTGAACGAGAGATACGATTCCCGCCTCGTCGTGACCAATTACGACGGCTGCCTCATAGCCTACCCCCTTGCCGAATGGCAGAAACTCGAAGAGAAGATATCCGCCCTTCCGGAGTTCAAGAAGGACACGAAGGCGTTCCTCCGTTTTTTCTATTCCAGCGCGGCTGACTGCGCGATAGACAAGCTCGGGAGGATCCTCATCCCGCAGACGCTCAGGGACTATGCGAAGCTCGAAAAAGAGGTCGTCCTTATCGGCGCGTTCAGGCATATGGAGATATGGAGCAAGCCCCTGTGGGAGCAGGCTGCGGCAGCCGCTTCGGATGATGAGATTGTGAACACCCTCGAGCGGCTGGGGCTCTAG
- a CDS encoding tetratricopeptide repeat protein, giving the protein MLFRLSMTIALFALMAGCVQMSTRYAQGTEYDRAVLLYENGRLSEAREKASRIPRSDPNYRASRKLLQDINSISMQLSRRHMDMAEDYERAGILSKAAAEYRDSLRYNPDNLLARRKLDLVTEAMRSGQAPPRTAVSSGAAFQAGKKAAAAPATAVKKIIAKDDAPEDLANLHYLKGKVYLESSAYHRAIEEFTAALRIIPSYMNAKELLEKAASERDKAVEKHLRNGIAYFQSEEMELAIKEWDTVLELDPSNRVAADYKYRAEVILERFERIRGNQREG; this is encoded by the coding sequence TTGTTATTTAGGCTGTCTATGACGATAGCGCTCTTCGCCCTCATGGCCGGATGCGTGCAGATGTCCACGCGGTACGCGCAGGGCACCGAATACGACAGGGCCGTCCTGCTGTACGAGAACGGCAGGCTGTCCGAGGCCCGGGAGAAGGCGAGCAGGATACCCAGAAGCGACCCGAACTACAGGGCCTCGAGGAAACTCCTCCAGGACATAAACTCCATATCCATGCAGCTCTCGAGGAGGCACATGGATATGGCCGAGGATTACGAAAGGGCCGGGATACTGTCGAAGGCAGCGGCTGAGTACAGGGACTCTCTCCGGTACAACCCCGATAACCTGCTCGCCAGGCGCAAGCTCGATCTCGTAACCGAGGCGATGAGGTCCGGTCAGGCGCCGCCCAGGACGGCGGTATCCTCCGGCGCCGCTTTCCAGGCCGGGAAAAAAGCCGCCGCGGCCCCGGCCACGGCGGTGAAAAAGATCATCGCCAAGGACGACGCGCCCGAGGACCTGGCCAACCTCCATTACCTTAAGGGCAAGGTCTATCTCGAGTCGAGCGCATACCACAGGGCCATCGAGGAGTTTACGGCCGCTTTGAGGATAATCCCCTCATACATGAACGCGAAGGAGCTCCTTGAGAAGGCCGCCTCCGAGCGGGACAAGGCGGTTGAAAAGCACTTGAGAAACGGCATCGCGTATTTCCAGAGCGAGGAGATGGAGCTCGCCATAAAGGAATGGGATACGGTCCTGGAGCTCGATCCCTCGAACAGGGTGGCCGCCGATTACAAGTACAGGGCCGAGGTCATACTTGAGAGGTTCGAGAGAATACGGGGGAACCAGCGCGAGGGCTAA